The Syngnathus acus chromosome 12, fSynAcu1.2, whole genome shotgun sequence genome contains the following window.
TCCTCTGCAAAGACAGGCGGAGCTGTGTTCTCAAGAAGCTGGTTTGCGATGGCCGAGCTCATTGTCACGACAGCTCCGATGAGGTTGACTGTTCGCCTgtagctccgcctcctccgccTGCCAACCGGAATTCGGTGCTGAAGTGTCGTTTAGGTTCCCAGCTATGTCAGGACGGGACTCAATGCGTTCCCTACAGCCATGTGTGTGATGGAGAAAAAGACTGTCAGGATGGCTCAGATGAAGAAGAAtgtggtatgtttttttattttttgaatatAAAACCAAATTATTAAACCAGTattcaatttaatatttacaGACACACGGATGACAACGCCTCCAGAAAATGGCCGCCAAAATCAACCTCCATTACCTGCCAAGACTCAACCTCCCATCAAGCCGTCTTGCACCAGTCCTTCGTTTCTGTGTCCAGATTCAACTTGCATTCCCCCAACGCAGATATGTGACGGCGTTAAAGATTGCCCTGACGGCTCTGATGAGAAAAGATGCCTGAAacgatgcaaaaataaatgtaagtcAGCTGCTTTTAACTTATTCTGCATGacccttttttaaaaaatttttttttactatccTCCCACAGCGGACTTCCTCTGCAAAGACAGGCGGAGCTGTGTTCTCAAGAAGCTGGTTTGCGATGGCCGAGCTCATTGTCACGACAGCTCCGATGAGGTCGACTGTTCGCCTgtagctccgcctcctccgccTGCCAACCGGAATTCGGTGCTGAAGTGTCGTTTAGGTTCCCAGCTATGTCAGGACGGGACTCAATGCATTCCCTACAGCCATGTGTGTGATGGAGAAAAAGACTGTCAGGATGGCTCAGATGAAGACGAAtgtggtatgtttttttattttttgaatatAAAACCAAATTATTAAACCAGGATTattcaatttaatatttacaGACACACTGATGACAACTCCTCCAGAAAATGGCCGCCCAAATCGACCGCCATTACCTGCCGAGACGCAACCTCCCATCAAGCCGTCTTGCACCAGTCCTTCGTTTCTGTGCCCAGATTCAACTTGCATCCCCCCAACGCAAATATGTGACGGCGTTAAAGATTGCCCTGACGGCTCTGATGAGAAAACATGCCTGAAacgatgcaaaaataaatgtaagtcAGCTGCTTTTAACTTATTCTGCATGACccctttttttgaaattttttttttttactattctcCCACAGCGGACTTCCTCTGCAAAGACAGGCGGAGCTGTGTTCTCAAGAAGCTGGTTTGCGATGGCCGAGCTCATTGTCACGACAGCTCCGATGAGATTGACTGTTCGCCTgtagctccgcctcctcccccTGCCAACCGGAATTCGGTGCTGAAGTGTCGTTTAGGTTCCCAGCTATGTCAGGACGGGACTCAATGCGTTCCCTACAGCCATGTGTGTGATGGAGAAAAAGACTGTCAGGATGGCTCAGATGAAGAAGAAtgtggtatgtttttttttatgtttttaatataaaaccaAATATGAAACCAGGATTattcaatttaatatttacaGACACAGGGATGACAACGCCTCCAGAAAATGGCCGCCCAAATCGACCGCCATTACCTGCCGAGACGCAACCTCCCATCAAGCCGTCTTGCACCAGTCCTTCGTTTCTGTGTCCAGATTCAACTTGCATCCCCCCAACGCAGATATGTGACGGCGTTAAAGATTGCCCTGACGGCTCTGATGAGAAAACATGCCTGAAacgatgcaaaaataaatgtaagtcAGCTGCTTTTAACTTATTCTGCATGACccctttttttgaaattttttttttttactcttctcCCACAGCGGACTTCCTCTGCAAAGACAGGCGGAGCTGTGTTCTCAAGAAGCTGGTTTGCGATGGCCGAGCTCATTGTCACGACAGCTCCGATGAGGTCGACTGTTCGCCTgtagctccgcctcctccgccTGCCAACCGGAATTCGGTGCTGAAGTGTCGTTTAGGTTCCCAGCTATGTCAGGACGGGACTCAATGCGTTCCCTACAGCCATGTGTGTGATGGAGAGAAAGACTGTCAGGATGGCTCAGATGAAGAAGAATGTGgtaagttttttattttttgaatatAAAACCAAATTATTAAACCAggattatttaatttaatatttacagACACACGGATGACACCGCCTCCAGAAAATGGCCGCCCAAATCGACCTCCCATCAAGCCGTCTTGCACCAGTCCTTCGTTTCTGTGTCCAGATTCAACGTGTATCCCCCCAACGCAGATATGTGACGGCGTTAAAGATTGCCCTGACGGCTCTGATGAGAAAACATGCCTGAAacgatgcaaaaataaatgtaagtcAGCTGCTTTTAACTTATTCTGCATGACccctttttttgaaaaatctttttttactaTTCTCCCACAGCGGACTTCCTCTGCAAAGACAGGCGGAGCTGTGTTCTCAAGAAGCTGGTTTGCGATGGCCGAGCTCATTGTCACGACAGCTCCGATGAGGTCGACTGTTCGCCTGTAGCTCCGCCTGCCAACCGGAATTCGGTGCTGAAGTGTCGTTTAGGTTCCCAGCTATGTCAGGACGGGACTCAATGCGTTCCCTACAGCCATGTGTGCGATGGAGAAAAAGACTGTGCTGATGGTTCAGATGAAGCGGAATGTGGTATGTTCAAATTTGTTCAAATTACGTGACTGGTGGAATATTGAACTTTTCTCAACTTTGATGGTCTGCAGAAAGTCCAACTTCCTCCAGTCCGGGCTTAAATGAATCCCCTTCAACAGCCAAGCCCTTTTACAAGCAGTCTTGTCGGAGTCCAACCGTGTTGTGTCCAAATTCTTTTCTCTGCATCGCCCCGACACAAATGTGTGATGGAACAAAAGACTGTCCTGATGGATCAGATGAAGACTGTGTGAAAAAATGCCCTTCGAAGAGTAAGTTGATAAATGATGGCTTCAACCAcaccaaatatatatatttttttatatcacgTTTTCCTTTCCTCCATAGCCGACTTTCTTTGCAAGGATGGTAGGAGCTGCGTCTCCAGCGCTCTCGTGTGCGATGGCCGAGCTCATTGCCACGACGGCTCCGATGAGGTGGATTGTCGGAGGGTAGTTCCTCGCTTAACGACGGCTCAGGTGCTGAAATGCCGGAAGGGCACGAGGCTGTGTCAGGATGGCAAGGGATGTGTGCTCAACAGCCACATTTGTGATGGAGAAAAAGATTGTCTGGATGGATCGGATGAAGAAGGATGCCAGAATACGTGTGCAAAAGGTTGTCTTGACCATCTTCACAAAtaatttatctatttatatatttttagtattttctttcttttttttttttttttttttaaaattctttttaaaaaatcttatttttgGTAATTCCTCATTTTTTGCTCTATTGACTCAAAGGTGAGTTCCAGTGTGCTCACGGAGTGATGTGCATCCCCGAGGCTCAAGTCTGTGACGGGCGGGCTCAGTGTAGCGACCGTTCGGATGAGCTGGACTGCTGGGAACAAACCAAAAGCTGCGAGTTTCGCTGTGCCGACGGCCATCGCTGCATCCCAAAGAAATTCCTGTGCGACGGAGAGCCCGACTGCGTTGACGGCACCGACGAGCTCGGCTGTGGTAAGTCCACTCGAAACCAGAATTAATTTCTGCAAATGCGCTTTGAACAAGTTTGTCTTTCCAGATGCACCAACCACGCCAACAATTACGTCCATGTTTCCGAGTACCGCTCCGGTTTGCATCACCCCTTCAGTTCGATGCCCGACTTCATCGTTGTGCATCGCTCAAAAACAGCTTTGCGACGGGAAACCGGACTGTCCAGATTCTTTTGATGAGAGCGACTGCGTTTTCAAGTGCAAAAGCCGGAGTAAGTCAACCGAAGCGGCAAATGGATTATCAAAACAATTCACTTCTGTATTAACTCCCCTGCCCCTCC
Protein-coding sequences here:
- the LOC119131672 gene encoding LDL receptor repeat-containing protein egg-1-like; this translates as MTTPRKNGRRNPPPLPAKTQPPIKPSCTSPSFLCPDSTCIPPTQICDGVKDCPDGSDEKTCLKRCKNKSDFLCKDRRSCVLKKLVCDGRAHCHDSSDEVDCSPVAPPPPPANRNSVLKCRLGSQLCQDGTQCVPYSHVCDGEKDCQDGSDEEECDTRMTTPPENGRQNQPPLPAKTQPPIKPSCTSPSFLCPDSTCIPPTQICDGVKDCPDGSDEKRCLKRCKNKSDFLCKDRRSCVLKKLVCDGRAHCHDSSDEVDCSPVAPPPPPANRNSPCV